The Symphalangus syndactylus isolate Jambi chromosome 1, NHGRI_mSymSyn1-v2.1_pri, whole genome shotgun sequence DNA segment AAAACATAGTATGTATAGGATTTGATACTATCTATGGTTTCAGACGTCCTCCGGGGGTCTTGGAAGTACTCCCTTTGGATAAGAGAGGACTACTGTACTTAgaagctgtattagtccattcttacgcAGCCATAAAtacactacctgagactgggtaatttataaacaaaagaggtttaatcgaatcacagttccacatggctgaggagacctcaggaaacttacaatcatggtggaaggtgaagggaaagcaaagcACATGTTACATTgctgcaggcaagagagtgtgcacaggggaaactgccacttttaaaatcatcagatctggtgagaactccctcactatcatgagaacagcatgagggaaaccgcctccatgatccaatcacctcccaccagttccccGTCCCCTAcacatagggattacaatttgagatgagatttgggtggggacacagagccaaaccatatcaaaagcaAGGCATTTCTAATGTATTATTAAATCCAGTGACTGTCCCCAGAATATGTAACACTTTGTAGTTCTTCTCCTTATCATCGTGTGAAATCAGGTTAAAAATTAGTAGctccaaaagcaatttcaaagggaaaaagaagTACCCCCCCACCAAAATAGTCCTaatctagaaaaaatataaaaagtggaTCTGAACTATGATGATGGGAGGTTAATATGGCAAATAAATCTACATGAACCTCGGATTCCTTCTAGAAATTATATTTCTGATTATAAGAGGAACACAATCTTATTTTGGAAATCAGGGAAAATTAATAAAGAGGAAAACTAGAACATTCATAATTCTACATCACAGATAACAACTGTTAACTTTTTGGTGTATTTCTATTCCTCattatgcatgtatatatttttataaaattgggcTCTTATTGTACATACAGGCTTGAATCTTGATTTTATTACTTACAGGTATAATGATAAACATTGCCCTTTATTACTAAATATTAATGATTTTAGTATGCTGTGTTTCTGTATCCAATATTGTTGGAAATTAGATTTTAATCACTTTTCATGTTATAAATGTAAGAAACAcccttatattttgttttgtttgacattCTGTTAATTTTCTGAGGTTATGTTTTTAGAATAAGAATTCTGAAATGAAAGAATAGAAACTTTTCAAGGGTTTTGGTAAACGTAACCATATAGGATTCCAAAAGGTTATAACAATTTCTTAGGTCAGTTTAATATCCACTGGCAGATATCTTCACTCTCTTCCTGTAGCTGCTAATTAAAATCAGCTTATGATCTGGATCCGGACCCTCACCTAATAGGTTGCACCCTCCCTCAGCTGTTATGGGAGAGGTAATTGCTTTTAAGAACTATCCCTGGACTCCTCTGGGCCTGGCTGTTCCTCAGGGTGTAAATGAGAAGGCAGAGCCGTGTGGTGTCCACTGTGAATACCATAAAGGGAAGTGGATTTTACCTGAGGGTTTATTTGGGGTTGGAACACAACCCCATGTACATGAAGAGGTAACAGCCAGTCTGCTGCAAAACTATGCTGAGGTAGGAGTAGTGCCACAGTAGTGCTACCTGCTCAGTGGATCTGTGAGCAGCAGCCCTCATGAAGGTGTAGGAGGTCGTGAGGAAGGTGGAACAGCAAAGACTAGTGTGAGAGCCACCAGCACAGAGGGCTCATGCAGGCAGGGCTGGCATAGACCAGATGTAATTCTCCATACCCTAGCAAggctggtacatagtaggtgatTAGTCAATGAAAGAAAATTCCTAGCCCCTTTCTggcatgaagaaaatgaaagcaaccAGTTGGGATGTATGGTGCAAAGGAAATTAATGCATTAAGTAAGCTATTGTTTGTCACATACTGATAtccaaaacaataataaaatgtgtttatttgagCAAAATATGTCTTTATGAATATTCCTTACTTAAGGCAACTTTCACAGGGTAAATTACATCATCTCCCCGGGAGGCAGCATGTCTATCAGCCTTTATTCACAATATGTATGGGGTGTTCCTCATATGGCAATTGACATAGGTGAGCTGCAAATCCTTAAAGTAAGGCTAAGTAAACTAGCATTCCTACACTGTAAGTTCTGCCCAAATTTTCATATCTTAGTCAAAGCGCTTCAGAAAAAATAAGCACGAATTGTGAACTTGGGGCAAATATGGCAAAAAAGAAACATCCAGTGCAAAGTGTGGGAAAGTACTACAATTCTGTGTCATTTAGAGTTCTTTGACACAGCAACAGACAGACACCCAGCCCAGTGCCCCTAAGCCTTCAGCTGGCGTCAGAGGCTGCTTTACGGATAATGGCTTTCCTCAGAGCACCTTTGACATCCTTATTCCTAAGGGTGTAAATCAAAGGGTTGAGTAAGGGGGTGACAAAGGTGTAGACCAACCCGATTTGGCGGTCCTCATCCTCTGAGGTGCTGGACCGAGGACGCAGGTACACGAGGCTGCAGCAGCCATACTGCAGCAAGACCAcggtgaggtgggaggagcaggtgGAGAAGGCCCGGCGGCGGCCCTCGGCAGAACGGATGCTCAGGATGGCACAGGCGATGAACACGTAGGAGACGCAGATGAGCAGGAAGGGGATGGTCAGCACGAGGATGCTCACGACATAGAGGACAGCCTGGTGCACGCGGATGTCAGCGCAGGCCAGGCGCAGGATGGGAGGCACATCGCAGAGGAAGTGGTTGATTTCCCGGCGGTGGCCGCAGAAGGGCAGGGTGAAGATTAAGGCGGTGAGctgcagggagaggaagagggccaggcccagggccccacccAGCATCTGCGTGCACAGCTCGCGGGTCATGATGAGGGTGTAGTGCAGCGGGTGGCAGATGGCCACATAACGGTCATAGGCCATGATCGCCAAGAGGAAACAGTCCGTGCTGCCGAGGGTGACAAAGAAGAACATTTGGGCCCCACATCCAGCCAACGAAATGGGCTTCTGGGCCCCCAAAATGTTGGAAAGCATCAAGGGTACTACCACGGTGGTGTAGCAGATTTCCAGGAAAGACAGGTTGGACAGGAAGAAATACATCGGGGTGCGGAGGGTGCTGTGTGTGCACACCGCCCAGATGATGGCTGTGTTGCCACAGAGGATCATCAagtagaggaggaggaagagaaggaagagaagaacctGGAATTCAGTGGCTGTGGTGAACACACGGAACACAAACTCAGTGGGGTCAGACTGGTTGAAGACAAGTTTCCCCACAGGCATGTCTTATGCAAAAGAATAGGACGCACTGAGCTCTTCTTGGCTGAGTTGCTTTACTTCTTGAGTAAAAGCAGGAGTGTACAATTTTATTTGGAATTACCTATTTAGTAGCTAGTTTCCAATCACGCTGCATGGGAATGAATTCACGATAGAGGGTTTGGTATACTTTTCCTTGGAAATCTTCATGAATGGGATAGGCAGTTATCTGCAGAAATTCCTGGGGGCAAGACACGTAGACACATGTAGATGTTCCTTGTGAAATATCTCCCCCCACCCCGATATTTTCAATCCAATTGATAAGACTTAATTATTTTGCTTGTATTTAATTACAGTGAAGAGTTGTATGgttgcacatattttaaaattagataaatgaatttgttgtttacttttttcagTAAGCACTCTCATTGAAATATAACATACATATGAAGGAATTCGCAAATCCTAAGTGTGAAgcttgatttgtttatttattttaacatcataAATACGCCAGTATAACCACCACAAAGATTAAGAAATAGAACGATTCCAGTGACCTACAAACATCCTTCATGTCTGTTCTCAGTCCTTATGCTTCACAAAAGTAACCACTTTTTGACTTTTATCATTACAGATTGATGTAACTATGTTTCAACTTACATATGAAATGATAAAGCAGGTACTTTGTTGTAACTGGCTTCAACATTATGTCTGCAAATGTTATTCTTGTTGTTCTGAGGCAATCCTTTGTTCTTTCCATTGCTTTATGGCTATGTTATTCACTTTACATTCAGTTATTTTGACTCCACATACAAGTAGGAAAACACCCTTTGTTACAATCTTTTCTGATATGTACTCTTCATATATTTCCTCTCTTAGGAACATTTTATCTAAATTTCCAACAGGAAGCTAAACTTTTGGACTCAAATAGATTCAAATGAAAGGGAAGTGAACAGAGTCAGGTTAAAATTAAAGTGGAGCTTCCTGAGATAAAAGACAATGAGGAAACTAAAAATGCAATAGCACAATTGAATTATGCATTAACATAATCAAGAGAATAAGAAAGAGCTTTGCAAGCATCTGGGAAGTTAAAAATACCTATGAATTAAGCACTTTCAGGTTAGActacaactttatttttaatacaaaaatgtaAGAGACAATACAAAATATCtacagaattttaagaaaaacaaattggGGTGAAAGAATTCTGTATCAAAGCCTTAGTGATTTATGTTCAAAAGCAACAGAAAGACTTTCTCAGATTTGGAAGGGCTTAGGAATTATTTCAttctaagtataattttaaaaatccctcaACAAAGACTATGAGTTGCTGTGTGATTAATCAGATTAATCAGAACATATACTTTAAGGTTGGGAAAGTTGTAATGTAAAATAATATGCTTtggaaaagcaaataataaaatatatatttaatattaaatagtgAAATATtgttaaaagcaaaaaagaattgctaagaataatttttaaagatgtgcataatataaaatgcaaaaactaaaataattatgtatatttaaaaccaCAATTTATATGATAGAAAAACTGATAGGGAGGGatgggagaaatgaaaatatgctaATTTCCTAAACATATGTACAAaaagactcaataaatattttatttagatgtGACTAGAGAAATTAGTCACAACCATATATATCCAAACACATATTTCAAACATATTTCTGAATAATCATCATCAATAGAATAAAAACCAGCATATCCACTCCAAATGatcagaagatttttaaaaagtaaatatagtatacagaacaaaagaaacaaagaaaaatgtgagCAAGCTTGCAAGATAAAATAGGTTAAAGTAAACcgagaaaagcaaatatttatgaaaataaatctaAATGGGGTTTATGTTCTAGTAGAGACAGTCTCATattcacaaatgaaaaaaattcaatcaCGTATAAATCTAGTGACATAGAAAGGCTAGCATCACTTTTGTTTAGCACTGTATTTTAGAACTTAACCaatgcaataaaatttaaaaagacgcAGATTTGATTGTCTAACTGAAAACACAACAGAATAAATTGAAGAAGTTATGACCAATAAAATAGTTTTCATGGTGTTTAGTTCCAAATGAAATATAATAGAGAGTCTTTTAACTAATCTTCACTTAACTGATGTATCCGATGGATCAATACTCCTCATTTTCTCTGTACAACATACTGTATGCTAAACCTGACACTCTGAACACAGGAGATCTGAGCTTGCTCTCCGCAATGTATAAACATTCCTACACCCAGAAGTTGACTTGCATGTACATAAATTGGTTGGATTTTGCACACCCTGCTTGTATcatgtgcatttatttttgtacttatgtaattttattaaatattacaaaatcaAATAGTGTTATcgtgaatataaatatatttaatgaaaattagtAATTAAATGCTTGAGAAATACTTGATAATTACAAGCTGCTAATAATTGCTGTGGAATAAGGTGTGAGCCAGACCATTATAATAGGCTAGGAGGGAAAGTAAtaacattttgaataattttatattcatatttgatATGAGTCTAATTTTCACTTTATGTTAAAAAAGCTAAAACTGGAATTAATACATGATCCAGGCAAGAAAGCTTTTGAATTCAGGTAATACAAACTCAGTGTAAGGCTCTTGACTCTATACCAAAAGGTTGATGAATGAATGTCCATTTGTATGATTTAAATCAAAGTAAAATCATTAAGGTAATTATGTAATTTATGCTTTGAATCACAGtgcattcttcctttctttttttaaatcaatgattCTGTTAGAAAATGTCCTTCTCCccaaaaacaaccaaaattaatgaatgaataaacgatAAATAACACACCAGTgaagaaacaataaataacaaGTAGAATGACTTGAAGAAAACTACTAAATTTTGCACATACGTGCCTGGGTGGAAAAACTCAATATTCTGATGTTAATTGGCTCTGAAATAATGTATTGATTCCATGCAAATCCTATCAAAATCCCTAGAAAAACAagcaagtaaaaatacaaaaaatgttgaaaagagtggaacaacagagtgaaacttgtATTAAGATGTGTAACAAACAagttataaaatatgttatatgttATCATATCATAAATCAAAATGGTACTTGTAGAGCACTAGAGATCCTGAATAATTGAATAGGAAGACTCACTAATAATAGCTAGCTGTTCTATTGCACTTATTTTGTCAGACATTATTCTATgcactttacatttattaactcatttcataATGGCCCTCTATAAAAGGGCTTTTAtaactattttacagatgaagaagttgatgcacagagaggttaactaCCTTGCCCAAGATCACCGAGATAGTAGGTGTTGGAATGGGAATTTAAACATAAGTAGACTGGCTCCAGGGTCTCTTGCCTTCATcactttattataatatattgtcaCTATCTACTACGTGCATAagtttcattatctgtaaaatagcaGTGAAAATACACTTACCTGTCTTCTCAGGTTGTTGTGAGACTTGaataaattattctgtgaaattacttagAACAGTCCCAGCATAGAGTACACATTCAATGTgaagtatattaaatatttttactatttcaaATCAATTAGAAAGGATCAATTTCCTAATATGGCATTAGCACAATGAGGGAATCATTTTGGAAGTTAACTCCCTAATGCATAGATATTATGGATCCTTACAGAAaatttatgaagattaaatgtttcactgggcacggtagctcatgcctgtaatcccagcactttgggaggccaaggcgggtggatcacaagatcaagagatcgagaccatccaggccaacatggtgaaaccctgtctctactaaaaatacaaaaattagctgggtgtggtggcacccgcctgtaatctcagctactcgggagtctgaggcaggagaatcacttgaacccaggaggtggaggttgcagtgagccgagatctggccactgcactccagcctggtgacagagcaagactccgtctcaaaaaaaaaaaaaaaagtttcaaaatttatttataatgggcttaggtttcaaatatttttaaaagtaaaaggaaactAGAAGAGAGTGTAGATGAAATGTTTTTCAGATTTCAGGGTAGATAAACATTTATAACCAAATGAGGAAAGGGCAGAGTACAAAAAAATGTTGATATTGCAacagaataaaaatgttaaagttttGTAGGCAAAAACACAATAAGCAAATTGAATAGCAAGTGACAATTCAGATAAAAAAACctatcagaaaaacaaataatggaaattcaaaaaagaaacatgcaaaagcaaacaaatatatacaaattaagtTTTGTTagtattcaaataaatataaaattaaacaaaatggaaTCCTGTTTTCTGTTTATCAACTAATAGCAATGGAAAAACGATAATTCCTTGTGTTATTGAAGTTGCAAGGAGAGATGTATTCCCAAATATGCTGGTGAAAGTATAAATTGctataaaaatttgtaaaatacaaTTTGGTAATATAGTGAAAGACTTGAAGAAATGCATACACTTTGATTCAGCAATATTgcttttagaaatttattcttataAACTAAACATGCACATAAAATCATTGACAAGAATGTTTGTCACCATTTTCATTATAATGGTAAAAAATCACATCAACCTAAATATCAATAATGGGAGAATGCTTAAATTAATTGTAGTCTATTAATTTTGTGGAAGTGTGCAATTGTCTAAAAATGACATTGTGGAAAAATAAGCAGATTGGGAAGGTTCATAAAAAAACAGATTATAAAGCAGCATTATATcatgatttaattaaaaaataattatatctatTCATAAAAAATACAACCTActtcaaaatattaacaatgggTATTGCTAGGTGAGTGGGATCGTGGATCTTTTtgattattgctttctgtttttacaaattttataatgAGCATACATAATTTTGCAatcatataataaattaaaagtcTACTTTTATCCTTTGGTATCTGAACTAGTGTCGGGAAGGAAGGATGGTAGTGTCAGTCACATGGATTTTGTAGTTAGATATGGGTGTGAAACCCAGTTTCTTCACttactaatttaatttttgcATTGACCACATTACTTGATGAGCCTTGGTTCCCTAATATATAATTGAGGATATGAATATGGATCCTTATAAAAaatttatgaagattaaatgtttCAAATGTATACTATTTCTGAGCCATAGTTCCAATGAATGTACCTGCACTTCTGCCTCTTTTCTTGTAGTGATATGTTTCTCCTGGGTATTTATTTACTCTTCAGTTCTTATCTTTTTCCAGAGTGGAGAGTGAGGCTCCTCCTAGATCTCACAGTTGCTCTGCTAGACCTTAAATAAGAAGAAGagtaagagagaaaaggaagaagaacaaAATGGAAGTGAGATTTCAGTAGAAAAGTTGTAATTATATATCGTCAAAACCAAatcagaggccgggtgcagtggctcacacctgtaatcccagcactttgggaggctgaggagggcagatcatgaggtcaggagatcgagaccatactggccaacatggtgaaaccctgtctctactaaaatacaaaaaattagctgggcctggtggtgcatgcctgtagtcccagctactcgggaggctgaggcaggggaatcacttgaacctgggaggcggaggtcacagtaagatgagatcgagccattgcactccattagACTCCGTCttaacaaacaaacaccaaacaaacaaaaaaacaaataagatagTTTTTGACCCAGAAAGGCAGTTAAAAAAATGATTCTATCTTACTAAGACATGAACATCAAATGATCCATACTGGGAGCAGCATTTGCTGAAAAACATAAGCTGTCGATAAAGCAAAACATGTAGCATTGGGAGAGCTCAGTGTCTGCTAAAATATCACAGTGGAGTGGTTGCAAGGAAAAATCAGCACACATGTTCAATGTGAGGCTATAACCTATTAAAAACCAAACACATCAGAATTTATACTTACAAATTAGTGTTTTCCTTTCCAGTGGTCACTTTTGAAGGCTTTGGACTTTAATGATTTTACCTTATTCAAACCATTTCTGGAGCTCCTTTGGGAATTATTTTCAAAGTCCCtatatattttcttgaatattaTCAGTTGTGACATATATTCACACTTGGATGacacatttgctttttttcttagtaGCAAGACATTTGATATGCAGTGAGATGAAATACAGTGAAGTAACTGGGTAGTTATATTTTGCACTCTGGAGTTTGATCAAAATAGAAATTGGTGAGAAGCTAATGTTATTGTGTGGTAGAAACATTTCCTCCCAGCTTTTCATGAAATGTAATAATaagtattatcattatttttaggtTAATCATTCCAGATGTGTGATACAATCTTTGTATACATTTCCATCTTATTGAAGTGTTTAACTAGAATTAATTGATTCTGTCATGCAATTTCAAATCTGTTGGTCATTTATCTTGAAGTAACCTGTCCATTGGCATGAATGGAAtatatgacatttttatttatgtcaaCATTTTTATCTGGTGAATAGGTGAGGGGTTGGTGGCACCTGAAAGTTCTTAATAGAAATATTTCCTCGACCCATCccttatttcatttctaaaagaTCTCTGTGCATATATACTACATTTCCTTTATctcttcatctgttgatggacacatggGTTAATTCCATTTCTTGgatactgtgaataatgctgcaatgaacacaagAGTACAGATATCTTTTGGAATTCTGatgtcatttcctttggatatatacccagtagtggaattgctggatcatatggtagttctattttaatattttgaggaatctccatactattttgcatttgtcaaattaaaaaataacaaaagagctctgtgcaaataaatttctgtcttcTGGATCTGCATCACCCTATATTATGAcatgaaacattaaaaattttatcaCCTAAAAGTCCATGCAAATATATAAGCAGTATTTATTGTTCTCATTATTCTGTTACCCTCCCCAAAGTTCTCAGAGAAATTTTCAACCTTGTCACCCTCACCATCCACAGAATTCACTGATTTCTTGGTGCCCTTTTTGCTTCCCTGACAGCTTATGCTTAAAACAATGAACTCCTGGCAATGCCTGTTTGATAAAAATTTCAATCAGAGTTATATTTGGGCTCCATAAAGTCAAGGATGTCTGTCTTGTTTACCACTGTATCCTCATCATATTTGAACTAATTTGAAGTTAAATCTCATATCTTTTAAACTTTCTTTCAAAGCCAATATTCAGTGGCTCCTTCTATAACCCAATTAGGCTATTTGATTGTTTTAGCCCCACACAAATTGGGGTTTTTCTCAGTCcagtctttatatttttgtttactacATGCAACAAAGAAGAACCTAGGTGGGATGGATTCAGCTGATAAACAGTTGGTGGGAAGCACAGCAGTTAAGCAGTTGATACACTTGTTGAACCAATAAGTTTGATAATATTGAGAAACTCATCTAGGTAGCAGTTATCTCTCAGTGGCTGATGGGCAGTATTGCAATGTGTAATCTATGTGTACTACTAATACATAAACATTTACATATAAAACTGAAGC contains these protein-coding regions:
- the LOC129490188 gene encoding olfactory receptor 10Q1 — encoded protein: MPVGKLVFNQSDPTEFVFRVFTTATEFQVLLFLLFLLLYLMILCGNTAIIWAVCTHSTLRTPMYFFLSNLSFLEICYTTVVVPLMLSNILGAQKPISLAGCGAQMFFFVTLGSTDCFLLAIMAYDRYVAICHPLHYTLIMTRELCTQMLGGALGLALFLSLQLTALIFTLPFCGHRREINHFLCDVPPILRLACADIRVHQAVLYVVSILVLTIPFLLICVSYVFIACAILSIRSAEGRRRAFSTCSSHLTVVLLQYGCCSLVYLRPRSSTSEDEDRQIGLVYTFVTPLLNPLIYTLRNKDVKGALRKAIIRKAASDAS